In the genome of Myxococcus stipitatus, one region contains:
- a CDS encoding URC4/urg3 family protein: MPEHSLSRPDVSPAVAWLRTPAAIRERCHQLLDLGLAGKLTHFRVEPSRLPAVVDAVLDVTREAYPALDIPLHSRWRHFDAGGVKRVEELEARLKDATPQERARAKLDLAVVSVLLDAGSGPRWRYREQGGGTWARSEGLAVASFRMFMDGVFSSDPDWPLRADSEALGRLTRESLARGLQVSESNPLDGLDGRLHLMHGLSKVLPRPGALHDIVVAQGHSARASELLGLVLELLGPIWPGRVMVDAVNLGDVWPHSALGPVESVDALVPFHKLSQWLTYSLVEPLAEAGVRVVELDGLTGLPEYRNGGLFVDLGVLVPRDARLTQQVLHPSEEPIVEWRALTVALLDRVAALVRGRLGMSNEELPLGKVLQGGTWTAGRKVAAELRPGGVPPIRVESDGTVF; this comes from the coding sequence ATGCCTGAGCACTCGCTGTCGAGGCCGGATGTCTCCCCGGCGGTGGCGTGGCTGCGCACCCCGGCGGCGATTCGGGAGCGCTGCCACCAGCTCCTGGACCTGGGGCTCGCGGGCAAGCTGACCCACTTCCGCGTCGAGCCCTCGCGCCTGCCCGCGGTGGTGGACGCGGTGCTGGACGTCACGCGTGAGGCCTACCCCGCGCTGGACATCCCGCTGCACAGCCGCTGGCGTCACTTCGACGCGGGGGGCGTGAAGCGCGTGGAGGAGCTGGAGGCGCGGCTGAAGGACGCCACGCCGCAGGAGCGCGCGCGGGCGAAGCTGGACCTGGCCGTGGTGAGCGTGCTGCTGGACGCGGGCAGCGGGCCCCGGTGGCGCTACCGCGAGCAGGGCGGCGGGACGTGGGCGCGCTCGGAGGGGCTGGCCGTGGCCAGCTTCCGCATGTTCATGGACGGCGTGTTCTCGTCGGACCCGGACTGGCCGCTGCGCGCGGACTCGGAGGCGCTGGGGCGGCTGACGCGCGAGTCCCTGGCCCGCGGGCTCCAGGTCTCCGAGTCGAACCCGCTGGATGGCCTGGACGGCCGCCTGCACCTGATGCACGGGCTGTCCAAGGTGCTGCCCCGTCCCGGCGCGCTGCACGACATCGTCGTCGCGCAGGGGCACAGCGCGCGCGCCTCCGAGCTGCTCGGCCTGGTGCTGGAGCTGTTGGGCCCCATCTGGCCGGGGCGGGTGATGGTGGACGCGGTGAACCTGGGCGACGTGTGGCCGCACTCCGCGCTGGGCCCGGTGGAGAGCGTGGACGCGCTGGTGCCCTTCCACAAGTTGTCCCAGTGGCTGACGTACTCGCTGGTGGAGCCGTTGGCGGAGGCGGGCGTGCGGGTGGTGGAGCTGGACGGGCTCACCGGCCTGCCCGAGTACCGCAACGGGGGACTCTTCGTGGACCTGGGCGTGCTGGTGCCTCGGGACGCGAGGCTCACGCAGCAGGTCCTGCACCCCAGCGAGGAGCCCATTGTAGAGTGGCGCGCGCTGACGGTGGCGCTGTTGGACCGTGTCGCCGCGTTGGTGCGGGGGCGGCTGGGAATGAGCAACGAGGAGCTGCCCCTGGGGAAGGTGCTTCAAGGCGGGACGTGGACGGCGGGCCGCAAGGTGGCCGCCGAGCTGCGTCCCGGAGGCGTGCCACCGATTCGCGTCGAGAGCGACGGGACGGTGTTCTGA
- the upp gene encoding uracil phosphoribosyltransferase codes for MEFPNCTVVDHPLVKHKLTLMRRVETSTANFRTLLQEISLLLAYEAFRDLKLADEDIQTPMAPMRAPMLEGKKLVLVAIMRAGQGILDGMLQLVPSARVGHIGLYRDPETLTPVEYYYRVPGHLADRDVVVCDPMLATGNSAVAALQRLKKSKPGSLRFVCLLACPEGLATLREHHPDVHVYTAAVDERLNEHGYIIPGLGDAGDRLFGTK; via the coding sequence ATGGAGTTCCCGAACTGCACCGTGGTGGACCACCCGCTGGTGAAACACAAGCTGACGCTGATGCGTCGGGTGGAGACGAGCACCGCGAACTTCCGCACGCTGCTCCAGGAGATTTCGCTCCTGCTCGCGTACGAGGCGTTCCGCGACTTGAAGCTGGCCGACGAGGACATCCAGACGCCCATGGCGCCCATGCGCGCGCCCATGCTGGAGGGCAAGAAGCTGGTGCTGGTGGCCATCATGCGCGCCGGGCAGGGCATCCTCGACGGGATGCTCCAGCTGGTGCCCTCCGCGCGCGTGGGACACATCGGCCTGTATCGAGACCCGGAGACGCTGACGCCCGTGGAGTACTACTACCGCGTGCCCGGGCACCTGGCGGACCGGGACGTGGTGGTGTGTGACCCGATGCTCGCCACGGGCAACTCGGCGGTGGCGGCGCTCCAGCGGCTGAAGAAGAGCAAGCCCGGCTCGCTGCGCTTCGTCTGTCTGCTGGCGTGTCCGGAGGGCCTGGCCACGCTTCGGGAGCACCACCCGGACGTCCATGTGTACACGGCCGCGGTGGACGAGCGCCTGAACGAGCACGGCTACATCATCCCGGGCCTGGGCGACGCGGGAGACCGTCTCTTCGGCACCAAGTAG